The following are from one region of the Coffea eugenioides isolate CCC68of chromosome 2, Ceug_1.0, whole genome shotgun sequence genome:
- the LOC113753742 gene encoding uncharacterized protein LOC113753742 isoform X2 codes for MIFTKRSRKGSTNSASSSSIATNKTKNSHLYPVEDQKSVVQRRHASLTRLKIRPVGPIIKSRTTIPSAPWKMSDEEDEEESDFHGQLASEEWPSNHGDEGDDSCRWLSSVFGRATSFFDGSSVTPLEEASSILTSSSEEEIFDEEITTWLMNSLETDKLSAQSYQDSNVCNHFVYFSNDDFEVPEIWDFDEGLLESFLDLEDVELSPD; via the exons ATGATCTTCACAAAGAGAAGCAGAAAAGGCTCTACAAATTCTGCTTCCTCTTCCTCTATAGCTACTAATAAGACGAAAAATTCCCATCTTTACCCTGTAGAGGATCAGAAATCTGTGGTGCAACGCAGACATGCATCATTGACCAGGTTGAAAATTCGACCTGTGGGCCCTATTATTAAGTCCAGAACAACGATTCCATCTGCTCCTTGGAAAATGTCCGacgaagaagatgaagaagagaGTGATTTTCACGGTCAGCTTGCAAGTGAAGAGTGGCCTAGTAATCATGGTGATGAGGGGGATGATTCTTGCAGGTGGTTATCATCAG TTTTTGGTAGAGCAACTTCTTTCTTTGATGGATCTAGCGTAACTCCATTGGAAGAAGCATCATCTATTCTAACATCATCATCTGAAGAGGAAATTTTTGACGAAGAAATCACAACTTGGTTGATGAACTCATTAGAGACAGACAAATTATCTGCCCAATCATACCAAGATAGCAATGTTTGCAATCATTTCGTATATTTTAGCAATGATGACTTCGAAGTGCCTGAAATTTGGGATTTTGATGAAGGGCTATTGGAATCCTTCCTTGATCTTGAGGATGTTGAACTTTCTCCAGATTGA
- the LOC113753742 gene encoding uncharacterized protein LOC113753742 isoform X1, with translation MFAIISYILAMMTSKCLKFGILMKGYWNPSLILRMLNFLQIDFPSPSYRSSWSSDTSQSSDFVSYGKNFAPAESTKSTNTEIDEPIFWPFAHKFASNLNHSRNFLIMSPPKIMSKFLLQNSETDIRGRRKLSLNSTLQSTKILEKKHGKGDNHVKLINNAPNLSTKSIRSFSKDDIMEFKHEEYLTVEEIVDLDEHLKSMEEDFEVVQELSIEKLLGHMKGLSLGSTKILLSLMNHSKKYCCRKFCEFLLL, from the coding sequence ATGTTTGCAATCATTTCGTATATTTTAGCAATGATGACTTCGAAGTGCCTGAAATTTGGGATTTTGATGAAGGGCTATTGGAATCCTTCCTTGATCTTGAGGATGTTGAACTTTCTCCAGATTGATTTTCCTAGTCCATCTTACAGGAGCAGCTGGAGTTCTGATACTTCCCAATCATCAGATTTTGTTTCATATGGCAAAAATTTTGCACCAGCTGAATCCACAAAATCCACAAATACTGAAATTGATGAGCCAATTTTCTGGCCATTTGCTCATAAATTCGCTTCCAATTTGAACCATTCACGGAATTTCCTTATCATGTCACCACCAAAAATCATGtccaagtttttacttcagaatTCTGAAACGGACATCAGGGGAAGGCGCAAGCTTTCTTTGAACTCAACACTGCAATCAACAAAGATTCTGGAAAAGAAACATGGAAAAGGAGATAATCATGTCAAGCTGATCAACAATGCCCCCAATCTTTCCACAAAATCAATTAGATCTTTCTCGAAAGATGATATTATGGAATTTAAACATGAGGAATATTTGACAGTAGAAGAAATAGTTGATCTTGATGAGCATTTGAAGTCAATGGAGGAAGACTTCGAAGTAGTTCAAGAACTTTCAATCGAAAAACTGTTAGGTCACATGAAGGGATTGAGTTTGGGTTCGACAAAGATTCTCCTTTCTTTGATGAATCATTCAAAGAAATATTGTTGTAGAAAGTTTTGTGAATTTCTACTCCTTTAG